One Deltaproteobacteria bacterium genomic window, TAATATTATAGACAAGGCCACATGGGACCGTGCCCCTACAAGCACAAGCCCATTAGTATTCGTACGGGAGGAAAGATGATGAAAAAGGTGCTGGTACTCCACGGGGTTAATTTGAACATGCTGGGAACGAGAGATCAGCGCCAGTATGGCAGGGCAAATCTTGAAGAAATAGATGGAGAACTGCAGGAGCTCGGTGCCTCACTGGGACTGTCAGTGGAGACATTTCAAAGTAATCACGAAGGAAAGCTGGTGGAAAAAATACACCAGGGGCGCGCAGCCGATTTCAGGGCAGTCATTATCAATGCAGGCGCCTGGACCCACTACAGCTATGCAATTCGAGACGCCCTGGAATTGCTCGACATTCCCATAGTCGAAGTGCATCTGTCGAATATTTATGCGCGAGAGGACTTTCGCCGTCATTCAGTTCTGGCGCCTGTCAGTAGAGGCCAGATTTGCGGCTTCGGCAAGCATAGCTACATGCTCGCTCTCAGGGCCGTGGCCGAACTGCTGCAGACAGCAGAAACCGCCTGACATATCCGGCCACTGAGAGCCCCTGGCAAGACGGGCCCGCTATGTTTGCACTTCAGGCAAACTGGAGACAAACATGACTTTTGGCTCCAAGGTGCAAAGTTGGCTGAAATTATTTGTCTAGGCTGCACCCTTTGACTTGACACTTCCTGGATAATCCGTAAAAGAAGGTGTGGATAGAATATTTCACCGTTGACAAGAGGAGAGAAACCTTGGCTGAAGCACATGATCAACATAAAGAAGAGGAATATCGCGGCGCTACCGGAAAATATCAAGTGCTGCCGCCGCTGAGCAACGATGAGTACCAGGCATTAAAAGAAGACATTGCCGAAAACGGCATTCTTGTTCCGATTGAGGTTGATGAGCACGGCGAGATAATTGATGGCTACCACCGGGCAAAGATCTGCGAAGATCTGGGCATTCCTTATCCAATGATCGTCAGAGCCGGGCTCAGCGAACAGCAGAAAAGAGAGCACGCCTGGAAGTTGAATCTTTGCCGGCGGCAACTGAATCAAAAACAGCGCCGGGAAATGGTTGTGCAACTATTAAAAGAAATCCCCGAGAAGAGCAACAGGGTAATTGCCAACATAGCTGGAGTGGACCACAAGACGGTCTCTGCGGTCAGAAAAGAAATCACCGCCTCCGGGGAGATTCCCCATATTGAGACCTTTGTGGGAGCCGACGGCAGAAAGTTCAAAGCAAAATCAGTAATTGTCAGCAACAGGAAAGAGGCCAAAGAAGCAGGCAAGATTTTGAGGTCCCTGCCTGAAGAGTCTATCCTGGAAGGAATTCTCAATATCTACCACCTGCGGAGGAGCCAGAAAACCTATAAGAAGAACCACCGAACACCAGCGGAACTGAACATAGACACCCTGAACCAGCAGATCAAGAAACTTACAACCCAGCTGAAAAAGGCTGACAGTTCCAGAGGTTCCGAAGATATTCCAGAGGATTTTCTGGCAAATCTGAGGAAGTTGACCGAGGTGGCTTCCCGTATCCTTGAAACCAGCGGGGCTAAAGTGGTCTCTGTCTCAGAAGAGTCGAGCCGAACCGACAAAGGCTTCCAGGAGCCTCTGTCTCCTGAAGGTCCCGAATCCGAGGACTTCGTGGAAGAACTGCTGCAAATCCGCAATATTTTGGGAAGCTAGAAGAGTACAACTTTATTGAGACTGCTCCTGGGCCTGCGTCCGGGAACCTATGGACGTTGGCAGCTCTACTTTTGCCCTCTCGCGCTGCGGGCGCAGGCATTTTCACCCTTGTCTGGAAACCGCCGTTCTTGCCAGGCATGCTTGCTGACTTCAGGAACCCTGGCAAGCCAGAACTATTGTGGCTGGGACTCAGGCGCATCTCACCATTTGACGACAACAATTCGTGAAATATTTCAGCTAAGTCTGGTACTCTACAGCGATTTTTTTACTTGCACTTTTATATAAATACCTATATCATCAATAAAATTTTTTGGGCATCATCAGTAGTTGTTGAGAAATATGACTTCCTCCGAGGTACTACCATTGTAGAATAGCGCTCTTCATGAGTAATGAGATAGTATGTCTCCAGTGGGGAGGCGTGTGGTACACTAGCAGTTTCCTGAGACAAGAAACAAGGGCATGACTTCAAA contains:
- a CDS encoding ParB N-terminal domain-containing protein, giving the protein MAEAHDQHKEEEYRGATGKYQVLPPLSNDEYQALKEDIAENGILVPIEVDEHGEIIDGYHRAKICEDLGIPYPMIVRAGLSEQQKREHAWKLNLCRRQLNQKQRREMVVQLLKEIPEKSNRVIANIAGVDHKTVSAVRKEITASGEIPHIETFVGADGRKFKAKSVIVSNRKEAKEAGKILRSLPEESILEGILNIYHLRRSQKTYKKNHRTPAELNIDTLNQQIKKLTTQLKKADSSRGSEDIPEDFLANLRKLTEVASRILETSGAKVVSVSEESSRTDKGFQEPLSPEGPESEDFVEELLQIRNILGS
- the aroQ gene encoding type II 3-dehydroquinate dehydratase, which produces MKKVLVLHGVNLNMLGTRDQRQYGRANLEEIDGELQELGASLGLSVETFQSNHEGKLVEKIHQGRAADFRAVIINAGAWTHYSYAIRDALELLDIPIVEVHLSNIYAREDFRRHSVLAPVSRGQICGFGKHSYMLALRAVAELLQTAETA